From Daucus carota subsp. sativus chromosome 6, DH1 v3.0, whole genome shotgun sequence:
TTCCGGCACAAAGAATCCAAACATCCACTACCAACAGGAATTTGGACAAAAAACTAAAAGTCAGAAAGTCATCTATTCTAGTTAAGaaaaaaataccaaatttttaaataataatttaagaaaagtaGTTCACCATGGTGACCACCGCAGAGAAAAGACGATAAGAGCAACACATAATTAATCTACAAGCAAGTATAGTAATGGCTCTGCTGTCCACtattaaataatttagttaCTTTCAGGATCTGCAATGATACGTTATAGTTGCAACTAAACCACCGATGAATGCAAAGCTGGCCGGGCCAGAAGCATTTGATTAAGGGGCACCTTCTTTGTTTAAGCTTTCATCACTTTACTTGGAAGAACAAAAGAGATTAAAAGAACTTATTCCACAAGCCAAACATCACTGGGTCCATCtttaagtaaaataaaatttgtaagaTGAATGATTCTGCTTTACTAACTACTCCCCCGTCCGTGGATTTGTATACGTATGAGAAATGACACAAGGTTAAGGAAAAAATGTAGTGATTTAgtgaagaaaaattagaaaagtgGATGAATTGgtgaaactaattaatatttaatatataaagtaagTATAGTGTTGGTAAAGTGGTGGGCcaactaatatttaatatataaaatgagtGTAGCAGAAGAAAACAGTGAAAAATGATAGAACACACCAATTAGAATCTGACATGCGCCATTGAGAAGAAGTTTGGAATATATTTTGAATGCTCTAGCATTACTCTTCCCGCATTTGTGCAAGTGTGAGTAGATGGAAAGAAGCCTCGTGCCAAACTTGATGAAGGGTAATATCTTGCTGAAAACAGCTGTTAAGAACAGAGTGCACCAATTTTGTAGGTGACATTACTCGTGACATTACCAAAAATGTGAGCTAGCAATGCATCACTAGGAATACTCATGACATTACTCCGACTTGGAGTTTTAACAAGGAGTGATCAATGCCAGAAAATGTCTAGGATTGTCATCGTTTGTTACACTGTTCCACCAAGTGGCTTCAATTGTCACGATATATTGTAAGACTGCATTATACTCCAGATAATTTCCCAGACAGTCCGGCTCGAGCCAGGTAAAACTATATCCAAAATTTTACTACAGAAGAGTATCATTGTTGTATTAAGTTTCTAGTATACATTCACTATATTTTTCTTCCTTCTTTTTACTTATATAACTCCCCATCCTCATTCTCAATGCTCCATAATCCATATAGATCTACGATATTCACTATTCTTGGCACTCTTGTAATTTGGACTACCAAACTTATCACTAAGGATTTGAAGTGCCAATTTCCATAGGATGAATCACATTTCCATAAACCGGTCCTTCTCGTCCTAAGAAGACTCTATTTGTACTGGCTCTGGAAGGAGCCATTGGTTCAGCATTAACATGCTGCGGTACAGGAGTTTCTGGTGAGTTTCCAGAGATACAAAGGCTTCCGGAATCATCTTGCTCCCAATATACTTCTACCATGACACCTCTAGGATTTTCTGCTGACTCTGTTCCTGGTATCCCAATAAATCTAGCTCCTATTGGTATCTGAATAAACATCAGATTTgaaatcaaaattgagaaaagtcATAATGGTAGTTTCTATACATTATTTAAGACATGGTTAATAGTTCTATGGAAAAAGTATGATATAATGCGGATCAATTAACCAGTTCCCTTACTTGTACTGAAGTTCCTGAAGGTAAGGATAAAGTGGTGAACCTTCCCTCAGCTGCAGCACTTTCCAGCTCTGCCTGCTTTGCAATGTTCAAGAAAACTTCTTCTAGCGTTGTAAGCCCAAGTTGCAAGTCAGCAATACCAAATTCACTCTTCCTATCTTCAAGCTCCGCAAAGAAATTCTGACAGGAATAATTAGCAGAAAAAGGACAAAAGTAAGAAATTACATGAAACTCGATAGTGATAATTGCAATCAAGTATGTACTTGTACAAAACATTTGTTTGGATTCACCAAAAAGATCCTTATGTAAGCCAATTTCAGCAAAAGAAGGTGCAACCATCGAAGTTAAAGAAGactgatataatattttgaagtaCATCACTCATGTAGATTTGCTTACAACTGTAAACTAGCTGCTCGGGCATTACTGTTTTGATTCAAgcatgattttttaaatttacacaACATTTCAATCTTGTGACTATATATGCTAATAATTAATAAAGCAATTTCACCTATTAATTTATTTCAGTAAaaccaagaaaaaaaaatggagATTTGCAAATGCAATTAAGGGAGGTACTTACTGTCAATAGCTTCTCCTTGTCATGGGGGATCACAAAGGTCAGAAAGGACTTGTTCTCTTCTTTCGGTTTCACATTCAGATTCTGCCAATGAAATCAGCAAGTTAAAGGCAAGTATATTTATGTGGTACTAATATTACCTCAAAAAAGACACTTTCACAAGCAGTacatctatattttataatacaaatggAACAACGATATAATTTACCTCAGGCCACTCATGGATATATAAGCAGTTCTAATATCTCTAACATCATTGTGTTACTGTTTTTTCAGTTAGCATAATTTTCTACTTACATGACTAAAGAACTGTTTCACTGCCTCGTGAAACATAGTTGTAGAAGTATCGGGTCCTGTTGAAGTTCCTTGGTTGGTTTCTGAGAAGCTAACATTAGCAATAAAACCAGTTCCAAACCGTGACTTCAACCTGATCGACGTCCCAATACATCGGAGCCTACCCTTGGCCATGATTCCTATACGGTCACTTAATATATCAGCTTCCTCCATCGAATGTGTAGTTAAGACAATTGCTCGTCCTTTTTTTGCGTTCTCAATAATGTCCCACACATGCCGTCGAGTTATTGGATCCATACCGGTGGTCTGCAAGGCGAAAATCCCATTACCTAACAATATACATGAATGACGATGAGGAACAAGGGTTCTGATATACTACTTACTGGCTCGTCCAAGATGACTAGTTTTGGTTGACCAATTAGTGCTATTGCAACACTAAGACGGCGTTTCATTCCTCCACTATAGCTACCTGCTCTCACTTTAGCCGCCTCAGTAAGTCTAACCTCTTCCAGTGATTGCTGCACCACCTATGTAATagtaacaaaatttatataaccaatatgACAGTTGACCCGGGGGTCTTCCATATTTTAcaattaacatattttatttcattaggATATTAAACATTGTGCAGACCATCTTAAGCGAAGCCGATGGCAGACCCTTAATACTTGCAAAGAGGTAGAGATGTTCTTGACCAGACAGCGCATCCCAAAGAATATCGAACTGTAAAATGTGGAGACATATTAGTCTGATATGAAAAATGTATTATTGAGCTAATTGACAATAAGCTTCTATAAATGAGAAAAGGTAAAATCAAAGAGTCACCTGGGGACAGACTCCTATCATTTTTTGGATATTTGACATGCCAACAGAGTTCCGAATGGAATTACCATATATAAGTGCTGTTCAAAGAATATCATACATCACAAGTGTAAAGATCAGTTGCAACTGAGGAAATTGTACATTTGAAAGATATTTACCATCTCCACTGGTGACAGGCGTAATTCCAGTCAAGCAATTGATCGCCGTCGTTTTTCCAGCTCCATTAGGTCCAAGAAGACAAAATAGTTGGTCCTTAGCAAAGTTCACCCATAAACCCTGATGGTAAAGTCCAAATCATAGGGTTGTTATATATGCATATCAAATTATTTCAAGCAAGTTCTAGTAGGCATATGATATGATCAACGAATGTAACAGCTGAAAAAGTTCTGCAAAGAATAGGTTCTTGAATGTTAACAATTATTTTCTTGCTTTACCCACCAATGCACCACCAGTAACTATT
This genomic window contains:
- the LOC108228124 gene encoding ABC transporter A family member 2 isoform X2, with product MHCPGALHFVERNATVISYGIQTNSTPAAKRGNYEDPTLKFQIPLQLAAEREIARSLLKDPDFSWMVSLKEFAHPAIDNFSAVASIGPTFFLAIAMFGFVFQITSLITEKELKLLQALTMMGLYDTAYWLSWFWSEGIIAALSSLFTVLFGMMFQFDFFLNNNFAVLYLLFFLFQLNMIGFAFMISAFITKSSSSTTVGFSVFIIGFLTQIVTAFGFPYATRFSNTYRIIWAFFPPNLLAEGLQLLARATSTPGDPGISWSGRTRCVADDDDDTECLISINDIYKWLIFTCALWFLLAIYFDNIIPKSGVRKSVFYFLNPGYWTGRGENKLREGGLCSCNSSVPLPEHEAPDDEDVLNEENIVKRQATDGLLDPSIAVQIRGLVKTYPGTTKIGCCKCKRNSSYHALKGLWVNFAKDQLFCLLGPNGAGKTTAINCLTGITPVTSGDALIYGNSIRNSVGMSNIQKMIGVCPQFDILWDALSGQEHLYLFASIKGLPSASLKMVVQQSLEEVRLTEAAKVRAGSYSGGMKRRLSVAIALIGQPKLVILDEPTTGMDPITRRHVWDIIENAKKGRAIVLTTHSMEEADILSDRIGIMAKGRLRCIGTSIRLKSRFGTGFIANVSFSETNQGTSTGPDTSTTMFHEAVKQFFSHNLNVKPKEENKSFLTFVIPHDKEKLLTNFFAELEDRKSEFGIADLQLGLTTLEEVFLNIAKQAELESAAAEGRFTTLSLPSGTSVQIPIGARFIGIPGTESAENPRGVMVEVYWEQDDSGSLCISGNSPETPVPQHVNAEPMAPSRASTNRVFLGREGPVYGNVIHPMEIGTSNP